DNA from Deltaproteobacteria bacterium:
AAGCGGGAGACGGCCGCGCGCAGGCGCGGCTCGGCGAGCCAGTGGAGGCTGTACGTGGGCTCGCCGTCGAAGCCGCGCATCTGCTTGTAGTCACCGCCCGCGCCGGGCTCGAAGCGCGAGAGCCCCGTCGCGATGCAGTGCTCCACGGCCGCGTAGTAGCAGACCTCGAAGTGCAGGTTGCGCACCTCGCGCGTCGCGCCCCAGTAGCGACCCCAGAGCGTGTCGCCCTTCTGCACGTTCAACGT
Protein-coding regions in this window:
- a CDS encoding GNAT family N-acetyltransferase — encoded protein: TLNVQKGDTLWGRYWGATREVRNLHFEVCYYAAVEHCIATGLSRFEPGAGGDYKQMRGFDGEPTYSLHWLAEPRLRAAVSRFLETERERTVGGIDWLREHSALKSD